A single genomic interval of Dyella sp. GSA-30 harbors:
- a CDS encoding diguanylate cyclase — translation MTGVRGLAHINLHAPAALIERVREFYIDIVGLRDGPRPAFRSKGYWLYAGDTDVLHLSVYSGDEGPHTTGWIDHIAFSCSDLAGTCHRLDHAGIPYRLDTVASLNQMQLFVRDPADIVVELNFPIDLYKG, via the coding sequence GTGACCGGGGTCCGCGGCCTCGCTCATATCAATCTGCATGCACCTGCAGCGCTGATCGAACGCGTACGCGAGTTTTATATCGACATCGTCGGTCTGCGGGACGGCCCTCGCCCCGCTTTCCGGTCCAAGGGTTATTGGCTCTATGCGGGCGATACCGATGTGCTGCACCTGAGTGTCTATTCGGGTGATGAGGGACCCCACACCACCGGGTGGATCGATCACATCGCCTTCAGCTGCAGCGACCTTGCCGGAACCTGCCACCGTCTCGATCACGCGGGCATTCCCTACCGGCTCGACACAGTCGCTTCGCTGAACCAGATGCAGCTGTTCGTGCGCGACCCGGCCGACATCGTCGTCGAACTGAATTTCCCCATCGACTTGTACAAAGGCTGA
- a CDS encoding NYN domain-containing protein, producing the protein MANEHATKLAVLIDADNAQPAIADGLLAEVAKYGTAHVKRAYGDWTSNHLKGWKEQLLTQSIQPIQQFGYTSGKNATDSAMIIDAMDLLYSGRFDGFCIVSSDSDFTRLAARIRESGLIVYGFGERKTPDPFVAACDKFIYTEILIAKPDEEQPLKPRTAAELKRDGNLVNLLRNAVDAASDDDGWAGLGGVGSIITKQRPNFDSRSYGYGKLSELITATTLFEMDRRSPGDGRPKVIYVRNKTKAAKPDA; encoded by the coding sequence ATGGCCAACGAACACGCCACCAAGCTCGCCGTACTGATCGACGCGGATAACGCGCAGCCGGCGATTGCCGACGGCTTGCTGGCCGAGGTGGCCAAGTACGGCACCGCGCACGTAAAGCGTGCGTATGGCGACTGGACCAGCAATCATCTCAAGGGCTGGAAAGAGCAGTTGTTGACGCAATCGATCCAGCCGATCCAGCAATTCGGTTACACCAGCGGCAAGAACGCGACCGATTCGGCGATGATCATCGATGCGATGGACTTGCTCTACTCGGGCCGTTTCGACGGTTTCTGCATCGTCTCCAGCGACAGCGACTTCACCCGGCTGGCCGCGCGCATCCGCGAATCCGGCTTGATCGTCTATGGCTTCGGCGAGCGCAAGACACCCGATCCGTTCGTCGCCGCCTGCGACAAGTTCATCTACACCGAAATCCTGATTGCCAAGCCCGACGAAGAGCAGCCGCTGAAGCCGCGCACGGCGGCGGAGCTCAAACGCGACGGCAACCTGGTCAACCTGCTACGCAACGCGGTCGATGCGGCATCGGACGATGACGGCTGGGCAGGCCTGGGCGGCGTCGGCTCGATCATTACCAAGCAACGCCCGAACTTCGACTCGCGCAGCTATGGCTACGGCAAGCTCAGCGAACTCATCACGGCGACTACGTTGTTCGAGATGGATCGCCGCAGCCCGGGCGACGGCCGTCCGAAAGTCATCTACGTGCGCAACAAGACCAAAGCCGCCAAGCCCGACGCGTGA
- the tilS gene encoding tRNA lysidine(34) synthetase TilS translates to MSPTDLSATLRAALAAHPEGELCVAFSGGPDSTALLHALAQLPEARKRGLRALHVDHALHPQSAHWAMQCEAICNAWQVELRIVKVHVERASGDGIEAAARKARYAVLAEALREGERLLLGHHRDDQIETVLLKLLRGAGPEGLGGMRAQRELGRGILWRPLLDLPRKTLLDYAVAHGLGFITDPSNDDRRYSRNRLRHEVLPVLAAHWPHAGDAIMHSARLSRAAADALATQWQTALSTLLDPSTQSLDADGWSRLAPALREPLLDHWLHERGCIAPTTAQRVQIERQIHAREGRVPCIHWSGTELHVWKGRLWARQPPPSFDPQWESPWYGEPLILPDGGRLTLSSPVALSRPLTVRLRRGGERLRPVGDAHTRELRDLFQQANLPPWQRTACPLIYDGETLLAVADRWFDAQGNTFFEAIGSKPCWQPV, encoded by the coding sequence GTGAGCCCGACCGATCTATCCGCCACATTGCGCGCGGCGCTGGCAGCGCATCCTGAAGGCGAACTCTGCGTCGCATTCAGCGGCGGCCCCGATTCGACCGCGCTGCTGCACGCGTTGGCGCAATTGCCCGAAGCGCGCAAGCGCGGCTTGCGCGCACTGCATGTCGACCACGCATTGCATCCCCAAAGCGCGCACTGGGCGATGCAGTGCGAAGCCATTTGCAATGCATGGCAGGTCGAGCTGCGCATCGTGAAGGTGCACGTCGAGCGTGCATCGGGCGACGGCATCGAGGCCGCCGCGCGCAAGGCGCGTTATGCCGTCCTCGCCGAGGCGCTGCGCGAGGGCGAGCGCCTGCTGCTTGGCCATCACCGCGACGATCAGATCGAAACCGTATTGCTCAAGCTGCTGCGCGGAGCCGGGCCGGAAGGACTGGGCGGCATGCGTGCGCAGCGCGAACTCGGTCGCGGCATCTTGTGGCGTCCGCTGCTGGACCTGCCGCGCAAGACCCTGCTCGACTACGCTGTCGCACATGGGCTTGGTTTCATCACCGACCCCTCCAACGATGACCGTCGTTATTCACGCAACCGCCTGCGCCACGAGGTGCTGCCGGTGCTTGCCGCGCATTGGCCGCATGCCGGCGACGCCATCATGCACAGCGCTCGCCTCAGCCGGGCCGCGGCCGATGCGCTGGCTACGCAATGGCAAACCGCGCTGAGCACGCTGCTCGATCCGTCGACGCAAAGCCTCGATGCCGATGGATGGAGCCGGCTTGCTCCTGCATTGCGCGAACCCTTGCTCGATCACTGGCTGCACGAACGCGGCTGCATCGCGCCCACGACGGCACAGCGCGTGCAGATCGAGCGGCAGATTCATGCGCGCGAAGGCCGGGTACCCTGCATCCACTGGAGCGGCACCGAGTTGCACGTCTGGAAAGGACGACTTTGGGCACGCCAGCCGCCCCCCTCTTTCGACCCCCAATGGGAGTCGCCCTGGTATGGCGAACCGCTCATCCTGCCCGATGGCGGCCGGCTGACGCTCTCTTCGCCCGTGGCGCTGTCGCGCCCCCTTACGGTGCGCCTGCGCCGCGGTGGCGAGCGCCTGCGCCCGGTCGGCGACGCGCATACGCGCGAGCTGCGCGATCTGTTCCAGCAAGCCAATCTGCCGCCCTGGCAGCGGACCGCCTGCCCGTTGATCTACGACGGCGAGACCTTGCTTGCCGTGGCCGATCGTTGGTTCGATGCACAGGGCAACACCTTCTTCGAAGCCATCGGCAGCAAACCTTGCTGGCAGCCCGTTTAA
- a CDS encoding exodeoxyribonuclease VII small subunit — MAKPAPAAPETNTPADFEHSLDELEQLVARMEGGEMSLDESLSSFERGIGLYRHCQQALEKAELRVRLLLDPEAPDHAEPFEPEL; from the coding sequence ATGGCCAAGCCCGCTCCCGCCGCCCCCGAAACCAACACGCCTGCCGATTTCGAGCACTCGCTGGACGAGCTCGAACAACTGGTCGCGCGGATGGAAGGCGGCGAGATGAGCCTGGACGAATCGCTCTCCTCGTTCGAGCGCGGCATCGGCTTGTATCGCCATTGCCAGCAGGCCCTGGAAAAGGCCGAACTACGCGTGCGGTTGCTGCTGGACCCCGAAGCCCCCGATCACGCCGAACCGTTTGAACCCGAACTCTAA
- a CDS encoding farnesyl diphosphate synthase: protein MNPNSKLGPALQALIRRADEALAQALPAEHLPPESLHRAMRYAVLGGGKRLRPLLVYAAGAALGEHGVVLDAPACAVELIHAYSLVHDDLPAMDDDAMRRGRPTCHIVFGEAMAILAGDALQALAFELLAHDIHATNGIEMLRVLGRACGAEGMAGGQALDLAAVGRKLELHELEHMHACKTGALIRASVRLGALAAGADEDTLDALDRYAHAVGLAFQVRDDILDVEGESAVIGKTAGKDAAADKPTFPSIIGLDASRHRLDELIHAALAAIKPFGERAVLLDELARYAAARHH from the coding sequence TTGAACCCGAACTCTAAGCTTGGCCCGGCCCTGCAAGCACTGATCCGCCGAGCCGACGAGGCCCTGGCGCAGGCGCTGCCCGCCGAACACCTACCGCCTGAATCGCTCCATCGCGCGATGCGCTACGCCGTGCTCGGCGGCGGCAAGCGACTGCGCCCCCTGCTGGTCTACGCGGCGGGCGCCGCGCTGGGCGAACACGGCGTGGTACTGGATGCGCCAGCCTGCGCGGTCGAGCTGATCCACGCCTATTCGCTGGTGCACGACGACCTGCCGGCCATGGACGACGATGCCATGCGACGGGGCCGCCCGACCTGCCATATCGTGTTCGGCGAAGCGATGGCGATCCTCGCCGGCGATGCCTTGCAGGCGCTGGCGTTCGAGTTGCTCGCACACGACATTCACGCCACCAACGGCATCGAGATGCTGCGCGTACTTGGCCGCGCCTGCGGTGCCGAAGGCATGGCCGGCGGCCAGGCGCTGGATCTGGCTGCGGTGGGGCGCAAGCTCGAACTGCACGAACTGGAGCACATGCATGCCTGCAAGACCGGCGCGCTGATCCGCGCCTCGGTACGGCTGGGTGCGCTGGCTGCCGGCGCCGACGAGGACACACTCGACGCGCTGGATCGCTATGCCCATGCGGTCGGCCTGGCTTTCCAGGTGCGCGACGACATTCTCGACGTGGAAGGCGAATCGGCGGTGATCGGCAAGACCGCCGGCAAGGATGCCGCGGCTGACAAACCCACCTTCCCATCGATCATCGGGCTCGATGCATCGCGTCATCGGCTGGACGAGTTGATTCATGCCGCTCTCGCCGCCATTAAGCCGTTTGGCGAACGCGCTGTCCTGCTCGATGAGCTGGCCCGCTACGCCGCCGCCCGCCATCATTAG
- a CDS encoding DUF4870 domain-containing protein has translation MSVPPESAVPPPSQGPIVEDAAVPSSEERQWALFAHLSALAGCILTGPWFGWGCFIGPLIIWLIKKDTMPFVNDQAKEALNFNITVAIICVVLLILTVITFGIGIFIAGPVGFIVGIAWLVLTIVAAVKANEGVRYRYPFTLRFIK, from the coding sequence ATGAGCGTCCCACCCGAGTCCGCCGTACCGCCGCCGTCGCAAGGTCCCATCGTCGAGGACGCGGCTGTCCCCAGCAGCGAGGAAAGGCAGTGGGCCTTGTTCGCCCATCTGTCGGCATTGGCAGGCTGCATTCTTACCGGCCCGTGGTTTGGCTGGGGCTGCTTTATCGGCCCGCTGATCATCTGGCTGATCAAGAAAGACACGATGCCCTTCGTCAACGATCAGGCCAAGGAAGCACTGAACTTCAATATCACCGTGGCGATCATCTGCGTGGTGTTGTTGATCCTGACCGTGATCACCTTCGGCATCGGCATCTTTATCGCCGGACCGGTCGGTTTCATCGTCGGCATTGCGTGGCTGGTACTGACGATCGTTGCCGCGGTAAAGGCTAACGAAGGCGTGCGGTATCGGTATCCGTTTACGCTGAGGTTTATCAAGTAA
- the pmbA gene encoding metalloprotease PmbA, producing MTQLAHPQDRSPQELDRLAELAEDVIRRARAAGASQAEVAANIDVGLSVNVRLGEVETVEHTRDRGFGLTVYFGQRKGSASTADLNPDSIQATLDQACAIARYTEEDPAAGLADASRMAHAFPELDLWHPWDVDTPEAIALGIEIEAAGRAHAGITNSDGASVQMGQSLSVYANSHGFVGRERGTRHSLSVALIAGTDDGMQRDYWYDTQRSAKHFASAQSLGDMAAERTLARLNAQRLSTRQCPVLFAPEVARGLIGHLIAAISGGSLYRRASFLLDHAGKQVMPSWMTIVERPHLRGGHGSAAFDAEGVTTVDSSLIENGVLQRYVLGSYSARKLGLSSTGNAGGIHNLIVQPGHAGGAGDDFAGMLKRLGTGLLVTEVMGQGVSTVTGDYSRGASGFWVENGQIVYPVEEITIAANLRDMYANIVAVGNDVDPRSHLLTGSILLERMTIAGE from the coding sequence GTGACCCAGCTTGCCCATCCGCAGGACCGCAGCCCCCAGGAACTGGACCGTCTGGCCGAACTGGCCGAGGACGTGATCCGGCGGGCGCGGGCGGCCGGTGCCAGCCAGGCGGAGGTCGCCGCGAATATTGACGTGGGCCTGAGCGTGAATGTGCGCCTGGGCGAGGTGGAGACGGTCGAGCATACCCGCGACCGGGGTTTTGGCCTCACCGTGTATTTCGGCCAGCGCAAAGGCTCGGCCAGCACCGCCGACCTGAACCCGGATTCGATTCAGGCCACACTTGACCAGGCCTGCGCGATCGCGCGCTACACCGAGGAAGATCCGGCCGCCGGGCTGGCGGACGCTTCCCGCATGGCGCATGCCTTCCCCGAGCTGGATCTGTGGCATCCCTGGGACGTGGATACGCCCGAGGCGATTGCCTTAGGCATCGAGATCGAAGCAGCCGGCCGCGCGCATGCCGGCATCACCAACTCTGACGGTGCCAGCGTGCAGATGGGCCAGAGCCTGTCTGTCTACGCCAATTCACACGGTTTTGTCGGACGCGAGCGTGGCACGCGCCATTCCCTCTCGGTGGCCCTGATCGCAGGGACCGACGACGGCATGCAACGCGACTACTGGTACGACACTCAGCGTTCGGCCAAGCATTTCGCCAGCGCGCAATCGTTGGGCGACATGGCCGCCGAGCGCACGCTCGCTCGGCTCAACGCGCAACGTTTGTCGACGCGTCAATGCCCGGTGCTGTTTGCGCCGGAAGTGGCGCGTGGCCTGATCGGTCATTTGATCGCGGCGATCAGTGGCGGCTCGCTGTATCGCCGGGCCAGCTTCCTGCTCGATCACGCCGGCAAACAGGTGATGCCGTCCTGGATGACGATCGTCGAGCGGCCCCATTTGCGCGGCGGCCACGGCTCGGCGGCCTTCGACGCCGAGGGCGTGACCACCGTCGATAGCAGCCTGATCGAGAACGGCGTGCTGCAGCGCTATGTGCTGGGCAGCTATTCGGCGCGCAAGCTGGGCCTGAGTTCGACCGGCAATGCTGGCGGCATTCACAACCTGATCGTGCAGCCGGGTCATGCCGGCGGTGCGGGCGACGATTTTGCCGGGATGCTCAAGCGTCTGGGCACCGGCCTGCTGGTCACCGAAGTGATGGGGCAGGGCGTGTCGACCGTTACCGGCGATTATTCGCGTGGCGCGTCCGGTTTCTGGGTCGAAAACGGCCAGATCGTCTATCCGGTCGAGGAAATCACCATCGCGGCCAACCTGCGCGATATGTATGCCAACATCGTTGCGGTCGGTAACGACGTGGACCCGCGTTCACACTTGCTTACCGGTTCGATCCTGCTGGAGCGGATGACGATCGCCGGCGAGTAG
- a CDS encoding DUF1653 domain-containing protein: MALHPGIYRHYKGQHYRVLGVARHSETQEELVVYQALYGEFGLWVRPAAMFIEQVEVDGRSLPRFAFERAEAAPAATAHDDVQETP; encoded by the coding sequence ATGGCACTCCATCCAGGGATCTACCGCCACTACAAAGGCCAGCACTATCGCGTGCTGGGCGTGGCCAGACATAGCGAAACCCAAGAGGAGCTGGTGGTTTACCAGGCGCTCTACGGCGAGTTCGGATTGTGGGTGCGCCCAGCAGCTATGTTCATCGAGCAGGTGGAAGTCGATGGCCGCAGCCTGCCGCGCTTTGCTTTCGAACGTGCCGAAGCGGCCCCGGCCGCAACGGCACATGACGATGTCCAGGAAACACCGTGA
- the yjgA gene encoding ribosome biogenesis factor YjgA produces the protein MNRNYTEDPDHDYGPSRTQQRRDALAVLALANQLMELPPSKLARLNLPDDVMREIDNTRRITAHIARKRQLAFLAKVMRRHDDEAFADARAALGENRERQRQETAAMHRLEAARERLLNDEGDTALGELIAQHPNVDRQHLRSLIRQARTERDSNKPPRAFREIFQLLKDLAAQEGEDDAPDNDVAP, from the coding sequence GTGAACCGCAATTACACTGAAGACCCCGATCACGATTACGGCCCGAGCCGCACGCAGCAGCGTCGCGATGCGCTGGCCGTGCTTGCGCTCGCCAATCAGCTGATGGAGCTGCCGCCCAGCAAGCTGGCCAGGCTCAACCTGCCCGATGACGTGATGCGCGAGATCGACAACACGCGCCGCATCACCGCGCACATCGCACGCAAACGCCAGTTGGCGTTTCTGGCCAAGGTGATGCGTCGCCATGATGACGAAGCGTTCGCCGATGCACGCGCTGCGCTGGGTGAAAACCGGGAGCGACAGCGGCAGGAAACCGCCGCGATGCATCGCCTCGAAGCCGCGCGCGAGCGTTTATTGAACGATGAGGGCGATACCGCGCTGGGTGAGTTGATCGCGCAGCATCCGAATGTGGATCGCCAGCATCTGCGTTCGTTGATTCGTCAGGCGCGCACCGAGCGTGATAGCAACAAGCCGCCGCGTGCGTTCCGGGAAATCTTTCAGTTGCTGAAGGATCTGGCGGCGCAGGAAGGCGAAGACGACGCACCAGATAACGACGTCGCTCCCTGA
- a CDS encoding putative sulfate exporter family transporter: MSEVTSTLPEAVHSVQADKARSQRGGLFSNEDWWSVWLGLALIIVAWALFASGSSIKWLAAAPTKWTEVGQAASDVVAHLPNYVALFALFALLFGTGLAVLGQRLVHFLPSFLILFVTAVVIFEVGAWAQASHFNLEPPLVALVLGLVVSNTVRLPEWFLAGLRVEFYIKVGIVLLGATLPLTLFVWAGPVAVGQATIVSLVTFFAIFLTAKALGLDKRFAAVLGVGGAVCGVSAAIAIAGAVRAKREQASVAITLVILWAIVMIFVLPFASRSLGLSTGVAGAWIGTSEFADAAGIAAAQAYGDVAKHAGGAIAGAPDASVQAFTLMKVVGRDIWIGIWAFALAWVATTRWDTAETGVKAKADVRDIWARFPKFVIGFVIASALVTWIASHYSLAEYRKVVTPDLVAPITALRTWAFIFCFLSIGLTTRLRSLSATGWKPFVAFTAGVAINIVIGYVLSAHVFAGYWNGLGQ, encoded by the coding sequence ATGAGCGAAGTGACTTCAACCCTGCCTGAGGCGGTGCATTCCGTGCAGGCGGACAAGGCGCGCAGTCAGCGCGGCGGTTTGTTCTCCAACGAAGACTGGTGGTCGGTTTGGCTGGGCCTGGCGCTGATCATCGTGGCCTGGGCGTTGTTCGCGTCCGGCAGCAGCATCAAGTGGCTGGCGGCCGCACCGACCAAATGGACCGAGGTCGGCCAGGCGGCCAGCGATGTGGTCGCACACCTGCCGAACTATGTTGCGCTGTTTGCGCTGTTCGCCTTGTTGTTCGGTACGGGGCTGGCCGTGTTGGGGCAGCGGCTTGTGCATTTCCTGCCGTCGTTCCTGATTCTTTTTGTCACCGCGGTGGTGATCTTCGAAGTCGGCGCCTGGGCACAGGCCTCGCATTTCAATCTGGAGCCGCCGCTGGTGGCCCTCGTATTGGGCCTGGTGGTGTCCAATACGGTGCGTCTGCCCGAATGGTTTCTGGCTGGCTTGCGCGTGGAGTTCTACATCAAGGTCGGTATCGTGCTGCTCGGCGCGACCTTGCCGCTGACGCTGTTTGTCTGGGCCGGCCCAGTGGCGGTGGGGCAGGCGACGATCGTGTCGTTGGTGACGTTCTTCGCGATCTTTCTTACCGCCAAGGCGCTGGGGCTCGATAAGCGTTTCGCCGCAGTGCTTGGCGTCGGCGGTGCCGTGTGCGGCGTGTCGGCCGCGATTGCGATTGCCGGTGCGGTGCGGGCAAAGCGCGAACAGGCATCGGTGGCGATCACGCTGGTGATCCTCTGGGCCATCGTGATGATCTTCGTGTTGCCGTTCGCCTCGCGTTCGCTGGGATTATCGACGGGTGTGGCGGGTGCGTGGATCGGCACTTCGGAGTTCGCCGACGCTGCGGGTATTGCCGCCGCACAAGCCTATGGCGATGTCGCCAAGCATGCCGGCGGGGCGATTGCCGGCGCACCGGATGCTTCGGTGCAAGCGTTCACCCTCATGAAAGTCGTGGGCCGCGATATCTGGATCGGTATCTGGGCGTTTGCGCTGGCCTGGGTGGCGACGACGCGTTGGGACACCGCCGAGACCGGCGTCAAGGCGAAGGCGGATGTACGCGATATCTGGGCGCGCTTCCCGAAATTCGTGATCGGCTTCGTGATCGCCTCGGCTCTCGTCACCTGGATCGCCAGCCATTACTCGCTTGCCGAATACCGTAAGGTCGTCACGCCGGATCTGGTCGCGCCGATCACCGCATTGCGCACCTGGGCGTTTATCTTCTGCTTCCTCAGTATCGGCCTGACGACGCGGTTGCGTTCACTGAGCGCCACTGGTTGGAAACCGTTTGTCGCATTCACGGCAGGCGTCGCGATCAATATCGTGATCGGCTATGTGCTGTCCGCTCACGTATTTGCCGGGTACTGGAATGGCTTGGGGCAGTAA
- the tldD gene encoding metalloprotease TldD: MDSPIAQATSRLLTPGGLATGDLERVFAQLMGPSIDAADLYFQHSRNESWLLEEGIVKDGTHSIEQGVGVRAISGEKTGFAYSDEIVLPQLLDASRAARAIAQDGNGAGRPLALHGAKALYPAIDPIESLPNPDKIALLREVDAYARSRDPRVKQVIVSLAASMDTILVAGSDGTLAADVRPLVRLNVQVIAEQNGRREQGHSGGGGRYGYRELIENGRAMAFADEAVRQALVNLDAVDAPAGSMPVVLGPGWPGVLLHEAIGHGLEGDFNRKGSSAFAGRIGQRVAAPGVTVVDDGTLQGRRGSLSIDDEGTPTECTTLIEDGILKGYMQDKLNARLMGMAPTGNGRRESFAQLPMPRMTNTYMLAGQHDPQEIIRSVKKGLYAVNFGGGQVDITNGKFVFSASEAYLIEDGKITRPVKGATLVGSGPDVLTRVSMIGNDLALDEGVGVCGKDGQSVPVGVGQPTLRVDSMTVGGTAS; the protein is encoded by the coding sequence ATGGATTCTCCCATTGCCCAGGCCACAAGCCGACTGTTGACCCCGGGTGGCCTTGCCACCGGCGACCTCGAGCGCGTGTTCGCGCAGCTGATGGGGCCGTCGATCGACGCGGCGGACCTTTATTTCCAGCATTCGCGCAACGAGTCGTGGCTGCTGGAAGAGGGCATCGTCAAGGACGGCACACATTCGATCGAGCAGGGCGTTGGCGTGCGCGCCATCAGCGGTGAAAAGACCGGCTTTGCCTATTCGGACGAGATCGTGCTGCCGCAGCTCCTGGATGCCTCGCGCGCTGCGCGTGCCATCGCGCAGGATGGCAACGGCGCCGGCCGGCCGCTCGCGCTGCACGGCGCCAAGGCGCTGTATCCGGCGATCGACCCGATCGAGAGCCTGCCCAACCCGGACAAGATCGCCTTGCTGCGCGAAGTGGACGCCTATGCCCGCTCGCGCGACCCGCGCGTCAAGCAGGTTATCGTCAGCCTCGCCGCATCGATGGACACGATCCTGGTGGCCGGTTCGGATGGCACGCTGGCTGCCGATGTGCGCCCCCTGGTGCGTCTGAACGTGCAGGTGATCGCCGAACAGAACGGTCGCCGCGAACAGGGTCACTCCGGCGGCGGCGGGCGCTATGGCTATCGCGAGCTGATCGAGAACGGCCGCGCCATGGCCTTTGCCGATGAGGCGGTGCGCCAGGCCCTGGTCAATCTCGACGCGGTCGATGCCCCTGCCGGCTCGATGCCGGTCGTGCTCGGTCCCGGTTGGCCGGGCGTGCTGCTGCACGAGGCGATCGGCCATGGTCTGGAAGGCGACTTCAACCGCAAGGGCAGCTCGGCCTTCGCCGGGCGCATCGGCCAGCGCGTCGCCGCGCCGGGCGTCACCGTGGTCGACGATGGCACCCTGCAGGGTCGCCGTGGCTCGCTCAGCATCGACGACGAAGGTACGCCGACCGAGTGCACCACGCTGATCGAGGACGGCATCCTCAAGGGCTATATGCAGGACAAGCTCAACGCGCGACTGATGGGCATGGCGCCTACCGGCAACGGTCGCCGCGAGTCGTTCGCGCAGCTACCGATGCCGCGCATGACCAACACCTACATGTTGGCCGGCCAGCATGATCCGCAGGAAATCATCCGCTCGGTCAAGAAGGGTCTGTATGCGGTGAACTTCGGTGGTGGTCAGGTCGACATCACCAACGGTAAGTTCGTGTTCTCCGCCTCCGAGGCCTACCTGATCGAAGACGGCAAGATCACCCGCCCGGTCAAGGGCGCCACGCTGGTCGGCAGCGGTCCGGACGTGCTGACCCGCGTGTCGATGATCGGCAACGATCTGGCACTGGACGAAGGCGTGGGCGTGTGCGGCAAGGACGGCCAGAGCGTGCCGGTCGGCGTCGGCCAGCCGACCCTTCGCGTGGACAGCATGACGGTGGGCGGCACGGCGTCCTGA
- a CDS encoding sterol desaturase family protein, whose amino-acid sequence MSDSSKRDFLHHVVDQAKAPVGEARELLKKDGHLRGSQTGVSTVIALSLGFLCLLGVLAFHYPQYLTTPELRHKYSVDLLRHLLFGGLLIAGGISLGNVILNRRRNLNLIAFAMVIVATAMGGSRVPVENFPDHTPYIGLDWFILDLLGSTLIFVAIEKLFPLYKGQAVFRKEWQTDLKHFAVNHFIVGLILLVVNFLLHHLFGWLQSSSFQQYVQHIQFVPQLLLCVLVADMAQYWTHRAYHEVPFLWRFHAVHHSVKTMDWLAGSRQHMLELVFTRVCVLAPLYILGFSEAVMNAYIIVVGFQAVFNHANVHLPWGPLKYVIVTPNFHHWHHASDDEAIDKNYAAHYAFLDYFFGTAVKSTKKFPEKYGVVGDYMPDGFVRQQMFPFNGSTKAAEPEA is encoded by the coding sequence ATGAGCGATTCGTCGAAACGAGATTTCCTGCACCACGTGGTGGACCAGGCCAAGGCGCCGGTCGGGGAAGCTCGGGAACTGTTGAAAAAGGATGGCCACCTGCGTGGCAGCCAGACCGGGGTCAGCACGGTCATTGCGCTGTCGCTGGGTTTTCTGTGCCTGCTGGGCGTGCTGGCGTTTCATTACCCGCAGTACCTGACGACACCGGAACTGCGCCACAAGTATTCCGTCGACCTGCTGCGCCACCTGCTGTTTGGCGGCCTGTTGATCGCCGGCGGTATATCGCTGGGCAATGTGATCCTGAACCGTCGCCGCAATCTGAATCTGATCGCCTTCGCCATGGTGATCGTCGCCACCGCGATGGGCGGCTCGCGCGTGCCGGTGGAGAATTTCCCCGATCACACGCCGTATATCGGGCTGGACTGGTTCATCCTGGATCTGCTCGGTTCGACGCTGATCTTTGTCGCGATCGAGAAGCTGTTTCCGCTCTACAAAGGCCAGGCGGTCTTTCGCAAGGAATGGCAGACCGACCTGAAGCACTTTGCAGTCAATCATTTCATCGTCGGCCTGATCCTGCTGGTGGTCAACTTTCTGCTGCACCATTTGTTCGGCTGGCTGCAGAGCAGCAGCTTCCAGCAGTACGTGCAACATATTCAGTTCGTGCCGCAGTTGCTGCTATGCGTCCTGGTCGCCGACATGGCGCAGTACTGGACACATCGCGCGTATCACGAGGTGCCATTTCTGTGGCGCTTCCACGCAGTGCATCACAGCGTAAAGACGATGGACTGGCTGGCGGGCTCGCGCCAGCACATGCTCGAGCTGGTCTTTACCCGCGTATGCGTGCTGGCGCCGTTGTACATCCTTGGCTTCAGCGAAGCAGTGATGAATGCGTACATCATCGTGGTCGGCTTCCAGGCGGTGTTCAACCACGCCAATGTGCATCTGCCGTGGGGACCGCTGAAGTATGTGATCGTGACGCCGAATTTCCACCACTGGCATCACGCGTCGGACGACGAGGCGATCGACAAGAACTATGCAGCGCATTACGCGTTTCTGGATTACTTCTTCGGCACGGCGGTGAAGTCGACGAAGAAGTTTCCGGAGAAGTACGGCGTGGTCGGCGATTACATGCCCGACGGATTCGTGCGGCAACAGATGTTTCCGTTTAACGGGAGCACGAAGGCGGCGGAGCCTGAGGCTTGA